Proteins encoded by one window of Pseudonocardia sp. HH130629-09:
- a CDS encoding non-ribosomal peptide synthetase, which translates to MTTLDDRRRELIARRLAEAGLQRDRDEPAADDGRTEFGLTPGQRRAWLRQQVHPDGVADNLGVRLTVEGEVSEPALVAALRHLVARHPVLRSTFHGGTGDDTAPTQRVHPAPEEPVVVTDLTRLDDDARAARIEEVARERVRRPFDLAVEPPLRLDLLRESASRLTVLLTTHHVAWDGPTFAVVARDLERSYAAARAGTPLDGPPAPGPGRFAPDGASDAPDLTPWREALAEEVPGPFVHQPPADPGAPAEAARRTDRDLSADAAAGARRLARELGVTPYTVLLAATAAALAPIGPDPRIRIGTVVSERDAERADEVVGNLADLVVVPTTVHAGDTVSDLVARVAADAGWARRHAVPYDALVAALGSRSGGGPADLADVTVDLVPRGGTGPHLPGAGTTVTRTDPGAAAQPLVLEFFADDDALRVEAVHTVARLDDAVVAAVLDRIERVLSTARPATPITTLLAGPAAAPGTVPTPLPTPLPTPLASPAPTSVPGGSPAELLRRRADAAPGAPALVHDGRELDYAGLDAAVDAFADRLRTAGVAAETPVAVLLPRSAELVVALLAVLRAGGLLVPLDPTYPAPRLRLVLDDAAPAVVVTGDAPPVELPDGAVVLGPPSLHGAAAPIAPFPEPDPAAAAYLIHTSGSTGRPKGVLGTHGALAHRLGWAAAEWPVRPGDTRLVKSSVSFIDGLTELLAAVAGGARVVPADDATAGDPAALAEHVAGSGTAQLTAVPSLVAALAATGAPGPDLLSRLVCSGEPLTAQVVAAARRWAPSAEIVNSYGSSEVAGDVLAGPVDPADDGRFTAGRPVPATTVRLLDRFLGPVPDGVAGEVYVGGIQLARGYARRPGETAARFVADPHGSGARLYRTGDLAVRLPDGRFRLLGRVDDQVTVRGVRVEPGEVEAAIRELPGVADAAVVARSTPDGPALVGYLVPAADGDTDPDTDPDTDALRALLAQRLPAAFLPSVLVALPELPHTPGGKLDRRALPVPVVTAGRAPRDDRERELCGLFAEVLGLDDGAVGVDDDFFARGGHSLSALRLVNRIRERCGAALAVPEVFAAPTVARLRVVVDRATPAGTAAAVTAVGAPVRRPDGAPTAVAPAQRQMWTLYRLEGPAATYNVPRAWTVTGPFDVGALRAALADVVARHEILRTTYRDGGTAGEPGNDTEGGAGIDIGSDTVGGTDVQAVVHPPGALRAPVGWCDLAGRDPDELLTRLVRHRFDLEREAPIRADVVRVDDDRHLLTVVCHHIAVDEWSYRTLLADLGTAYAARAAGRDPGFTEPEPRYSDVAAWQADTVGSPTEPTPLAREQLDFWERTLAGAPAETTLPGDRPRPERPSGRGAELVGELDPDLVAALGAAADRHRVSMFMLLHAALAVLLDASVDADRGPGDGAGNAVVIGSPVSGRRDAGTEDVVGFLLSTLALRVDLDGDPTPAEVLDRVRTADLAAMGRSDVAFPQVVERLAPERSGRHPLFQVELVYLRTDTAVSELELAGAGTATRWVGTGTAKFDLTFAFFETAADDRRMRVVVEYALDLYDPATVQAALDRLVAVLRRFVDKPDVPLSALRGFGAPAVARPPAVALGPAATLGELLAATAERHPTATALVAGEERIDYAALEERVARLAGALVARGTGPGDRVAVGLPRGADMVVAVLAVLRAGAAYVPLDVDASSARTTTILDDARPRLVLAGADSPSTVTDAGVEVLHVDTADTPDTAGAGRLERPVAVDPSTPAYVIYTSGSTGRPKGVEVSHTAVLAMLAATVGPQGEMTVGPDDTWTLFHSVAFDFSVFELWGALATGGAVVVVDPATARSPEHLWSLVAEQEVSVLSLTPSAFHPFAAAEPPARGGARPPARSLRYVVFGGEALDPRLLRGWFDRHPAGSPVLANLYGITETCVHTTYREIGPEDCARPVSPVGGPLAGLEVRLLDHRLRPAPSGTVAEIYVAGPQLAQGYAGLPGLTATRFVADPDGPPGTRLYRSGDLARRRPDGTLEFTGRADEQVKIRGYRIELGEVEAALRELPGVASAVVTVRTVESDGTPHRSLAGYVVPGPGARPDPVALRSRLAERLPAYMVPSALVVLDRLPLTVNGKLDRAALPAPGDAAPAPGARAAAGPEEATVLEAFAAVLGTAAGPDDDFFAVGGDSILAIRLVNRIRRSGLVLGPQDVFRERTPAALAEVARPAGDTRATDGAAEVPPFPIVQRLAELSGSHRRHNQSVLVEVGPGRSVAALRTAVAALVATHEALRLRVTEGLREMHVRPAAEVAVDGCVHEVALPDPHGPDGRRVLAEESAAATARLDPEAGSVLQAVLFTVDGDEPDLLLLVAHHVAVDGVSWHILLDDLDEAWTAAAAGRAVRLAPPVTSLAEYGRLLGERAADRATLAEYRHWQQVLAAATPVVPDAGTDADTGARRATRSATRTATRVLPADVTDRLLRSPWNGTELSLAATVEAWHRWSPQGRDDLVVDLERHGREELAPGVDLSRTVGWFTALFPVHLVRREGAAALLQDVRDRLGGPAATGIGFGLLRYLHPQTGPRLAALGTPPVLVNYLGRMDGVSAVVGPDDPRRIAARTEQGPDLEVPHTCEIEAMVCRGPRGPQLHVALTAPGAVLDADDLDLLARHWAEALIDIVNDPAAADTSGGSA; encoded by the coding sequence ATGACCACACTCGACGACCGTCGACGCGAGCTCATCGCCCGTCGCCTGGCTGAGGCCGGCCTGCAGCGCGACCGCGACGAGCCCGCCGCCGACGACGGCCGGACCGAGTTCGGCCTCACCCCCGGCCAGCGACGGGCCTGGCTGCGTCAGCAGGTCCACCCGGACGGCGTGGCGGACAACCTCGGTGTGCGGCTCACCGTCGAGGGCGAGGTGTCGGAGCCGGCGCTGGTGGCGGCGCTGCGTCACCTGGTGGCACGGCACCCGGTGCTGCGCTCCACCTTCCACGGCGGGACCGGGGACGACACGGCACCGACGCAGCGGGTGCACCCGGCGCCGGAGGAACCCGTCGTCGTCACCGACCTGACCCGGCTCGACGACGACGCCCGTGCCGCCAGGATCGAGGAGGTCGCGCGCGAGCGGGTCCGGCGGCCGTTCGACCTGGCCGTCGAGCCGCCGCTGCGCCTCGATCTGCTCCGCGAGTCCGCCTCCCGGCTCACCGTCCTGCTCACGACCCATCACGTCGCCTGGGACGGGCCGACGTTCGCCGTCGTCGCCCGGGACCTGGAGCGGTCCTACGCCGCCGCCCGTGCCGGGACACCGCTCGACGGGCCGCCCGCACCGGGCCCCGGCCGGTTCGCCCCCGACGGCGCGTCGGACGCCCCGGACCTCACCCCGTGGCGCGAGGCGCTGGCCGAGGAGGTGCCGGGGCCGTTCGTCCACCAGCCGCCCGCCGACCCCGGCGCGCCGGCCGAGGCGGCCCGCCGCACCGACCGCGACCTGTCCGCCGATGCCGCAGCCGGGGCCCGCCGGCTCGCGCGCGAGCTCGGCGTGACCCCCTACACCGTGCTGCTCGCCGCGACGGCCGCCGCGCTCGCCCCGATCGGGCCCGACCCGCGGATCCGTATCGGGACCGTGGTCTCCGAGCGGGACGCCGAGCGCGCCGACGAGGTGGTGGGGAACCTCGCCGACCTCGTCGTCGTACCCACGACGGTGCACGCCGGGGACACGGTCTCCGACCTCGTCGCCCGGGTCGCCGCCGACGCCGGGTGGGCGCGCCGACACGCCGTGCCCTACGACGCGCTGGTCGCCGCCCTCGGATCCCGCTCGGGCGGCGGTCCGGCCGACCTGGCCGACGTCACCGTCGACCTCGTCCCACGGGGCGGGACGGGGCCGCACCTGCCCGGTGCCGGGACGACGGTGACCCGCACCGACCCGGGCGCCGCCGCGCAGCCGCTCGTGCTGGAGTTCTTCGCCGACGACGACGCCCTGCGGGTCGAGGCCGTGCACACGGTCGCGCGTCTGGACGATGCGGTCGTTGCGGCGGTGCTCGACCGCATCGAGCGGGTGCTCTCCACCGCCCGCCCGGCCACGCCGATCACGACGCTCCTGGCCGGCCCGGCGGCAGCCCCCGGCACGGTGCCGACCCCGCTGCCGACCCCGCTGCCGACCCCGCTGGCGAGCCCGGCGCCGACCTCGGTGCCCGGCGGGTCCCCCGCGGAGCTGCTGCGCCGCCGCGCGGACGCGGCGCCCGGCGCCCCCGCGCTCGTCCACGACGGCCGGGAGCTGGACTACGCGGGCCTGGACGCCGCGGTCGACGCGTTCGCCGACCGGCTCCGCACGGCCGGCGTCGCGGCCGAGACCCCGGTGGCAGTGCTGCTGCCCCGCTCGGCGGAGCTCGTCGTCGCGCTGCTCGCCGTGCTGCGGGCCGGTGGCCTGCTCGTCCCGCTCGACCCGACCTACCCGGCGCCGCGCCTGCGCCTGGTCCTCGACGACGCCGCTCCGGCCGTCGTGGTGACCGGCGACGCCCCGCCGGTCGAGCTCCCGGACGGGGCCGTGGTCCTCGGTCCGCCGTCGCTGCACGGCGCCGCCGCTCCGATCGCGCCGTTCCCCGAGCCCGACCCCGCAGCGGCCGCCTACCTGATCCACACCTCCGGGTCGACCGGGAGGCCGAAGGGCGTGCTCGGCACCCACGGGGCGCTGGCCCACCGCCTCGGCTGGGCCGCCGCGGAGTGGCCGGTGCGGCCGGGCGACACCCGGCTCGTGAAGAGCTCGGTGTCGTTCATCGACGGGCTCACCGAGCTCCTCGCCGCGGTCGCCGGCGGCGCTCGCGTCGTACCGGCCGACGACGCCACCGCGGGGGACCCCGCGGCGCTCGCCGAGCACGTCGCCGGGTCCGGCACGGCCCAGCTCACCGCGGTGCCGTCCCTGGTGGCGGCCCTGGCGGCGACCGGTGCGCCCGGCCCGGACCTGCTGAGCAGGCTGGTCTGCTCCGGTGAGCCGCTGACCGCGCAGGTCGTGGCCGCGGCCCGCCGCTGGGCCCCCAGCGCCGAGATCGTCAACTCCTACGGCTCCTCCGAGGTCGCCGGCGACGTCCTGGCCGGCCCCGTCGACCCCGCCGACGACGGGCGGTTCACCGCGGGACGACCCGTCCCGGCCACGACCGTCCGGCTGCTGGACCGGTTCCTCGGGCCGGTGCCCGACGGCGTCGCCGGTGAGGTCTACGTCGGCGGGATCCAGCTGGCGCGCGGCTACGCCCGGCGCCCGGGGGAGACCGCGGCGCGGTTCGTCGCCGACCCCCACGGGTCCGGTGCGCGGCTCTACCGCACCGGTGACCTGGCGGTGCGGCTGCCCGACGGCCGGTTCCGGCTCCTCGGCCGGGTCGACGACCAGGTCACCGTGCGCGGGGTGCGGGTCGAGCCGGGTGAGGTCGAGGCCGCGATCCGCGAGCTGCCCGGCGTCGCCGACGCCGCGGTCGTCGCGCGGTCCACACCGGATGGTCCCGCGCTGGTCGGGTACCTGGTGCCCGCCGCGGACGGGGACACCGACCCGGACACTGACCCGGACACCGATGCGCTCCGGGCGCTGCTGGCGCAGCGGCTGCCGGCGGCGTTCCTGCCGTCGGTGCTCGTCGCGCTGCCCGAGCTGCCGCACACCCCCGGCGGGAAGCTCGACCGGCGGGCCCTGCCCGTACCGGTGGTCACCGCCGGGCGGGCACCCCGCGACGACCGGGAGCGCGAGCTGTGCGGCCTGTTCGCCGAGGTGCTCGGGCTCGACGACGGCGCTGTCGGCGTCGACGACGACTTCTTCGCCCGCGGCGGCCACTCGCTGTCCGCCCTGCGCCTGGTCAACCGGATCCGGGAGCGCTGCGGCGCCGCCCTCGCCGTGCCCGAGGTGTTCGCCGCGCCCACGGTGGCGCGGCTGCGGGTCGTGGTGGACCGCGCGACGCCGGCCGGGACCGCTGCCGCGGTCACGGCCGTGGGGGCGCCCGTGCGCCGCCCGGACGGCGCACCCACCGCCGTCGCGCCCGCGCAGCGTCAGATGTGGACGCTGTACCGGCTGGAGGGGCCGGCCGCGACCTACAACGTGCCCCGGGCCTGGACGGTCACCGGCCCGTTCGACGTCGGGGCACTGCGCGCCGCGCTGGCCGACGTCGTTGCCCGGCACGAGATCCTGCGCACGACCTACCGCGACGGCGGCACCGCCGGTGAACCCGGGAACGACACCGAGGGCGGCGCCGGGATCGACATCGGGAGCGACACTGTGGGCGGCACCGACGTGCAGGCGGTCGTCCATCCCCCCGGTGCACTCCGTGCGCCGGTCGGCTGGTGCGACCTCGCCGGCCGCGACCCCGACGAGCTCCTGACCCGGCTCGTGCGCCACCGCTTCGACCTGGAGCGGGAGGCCCCGATCCGGGCCGACGTCGTCCGCGTCGACGACGACCGGCACCTGCTCACCGTGGTGTGCCACCACATCGCCGTCGACGAGTGGTCCTACCGCACCCTGCTCGCCGACCTGGGGACGGCCTACGCGGCGCGGGCCGCCGGGCGCGACCCGGGGTTCACCGAGCCGGAGCCGCGGTACTCCGACGTCGCGGCCTGGCAGGCGGACACCGTCGGGAGCCCGACGGAGCCCACCCCGCTCGCCCGCGAGCAGCTCGACTTCTGGGAGCGGACGCTCGCCGGTGCCCCCGCCGAGACCACGTTGCCCGGCGACCGTCCGCGGCCGGAGCGCCCCTCGGGGCGCGGGGCGGAACTGGTCGGCGAGCTCGACCCGGACCTCGTCGCGGCGCTGGGCGCGGCCGCCGACCGGCACCGGGTCAGCATGTTCATGCTGCTGCACGCCGCGCTCGCGGTGCTGCTGGACGCCTCGGTCGACGCCGACCGCGGCCCGGGTGACGGCGCCGGGAACGCGGTGGTGATCGGCAGCCCGGTGTCCGGGCGTCGCGACGCCGGCACCGAGGACGTCGTCGGGTTCCTGCTCAGCACCCTGGCCCTGCGGGTCGACCTCGATGGCGACCCGACCCCGGCCGAGGTGCTGGACCGGGTCCGCACCGCCGACCTGGCCGCGATGGGCCGCTCGGACGTCGCGTTCCCCCAGGTCGTCGAGCGTCTGGCACCGGAGCGCTCCGGACGCCACCCGCTGTTCCAGGTCGAGCTGGTGTACCTGCGCACCGACACCGCGGTCAGCGAGCTGGAGCTGGCCGGCGCGGGCACCGCGACCCGGTGGGTCGGGACCGGGACCGCGAAGTTCGACCTGACGTTCGCCTTCTTCGAGACCGCCGCCGACGACCGCCGGATGCGGGTCGTCGTCGAGTACGCCCTCGACCTCTACGACCCGGCCACCGTGCAGGCGGCGCTGGACCGGCTGGTGGCCGTGCTGCGCCGCTTCGTCGACAAGCCCGACGTGCCGCTGTCCGCGCTGCGCGGGTTCGGCGCCCCCGCCGTCGCCCGGCCCCCGGCCGTGGCCCTCGGCCCGGCCGCGACCCTCGGCGAGCTGCTCGCCGCGACCGCGGAACGGCACCCGACGGCGACCGCACTGGTCGCGGGAGAGGAACGCATCGACTACGCCGCGCTGGAGGAGCGGGTGGCCCGGCTCGCCGGGGCGCTCGTCGCCCGCGGGACCGGACCCGGCGACCGCGTCGCGGTGGGTCTGCCGCGCGGTGCGGACATGGTCGTGGCGGTGCTGGCCGTGCTGCGGGCCGGGGCGGCCTACGTCCCGCTCGACGTCGACGCCTCCTCGGCGCGGACCACGACGATCCTCGACGACGCCCGGCCACGCCTGGTCCTCGCCGGAGCGGACTCGCCGTCCACGGTCACCGACGCGGGCGTCGAGGTGCTCCACGTCGACACCGCCGACACGCCCGACACCGCCGGTGCCGGGCGACTCGAACGGCCCGTCGCGGTCGACCCGTCGACCCCGGCCTACGTCATCTACACCTCCGGCTCCACCGGCCGCCCCAAGGGCGTGGAGGTCTCCCACACGGCGGTCCTGGCCATGCTGGCCGCGACCGTCGGGCCGCAGGGGGAGATGACGGTCGGCCCGGACGACACCTGGACGCTGTTCCACTCGGTGGCGTTCGACTTCTCCGTCTTCGAGCTGTGGGGTGCGCTGGCCACCGGCGGCGCCGTCGTGGTCGTCGACCCCGCGACCGCACGCTCGCCCGAGCACCTGTGGAGTCTCGTCGCCGAGCAGGAGGTGTCGGTGCTGAGCCTGACGCCGTCGGCGTTCCACCCGTTCGCCGCGGCCGAGCCCCCGGCGCGGGGCGGCGCCCGCCCGCCGGCGCGGAGCCTGCGCTACGTCGTCTTCGGCGGGGAGGCGCTCGATCCGCGCCTGCTGCGCGGCTGGTTCGACCGCCACCCGGCCGGGAGCCCGGTGCTCGCGAACCTCTACGGAATCACCGAGACCTGCGTGCACACCACCTACCGGGAGATCGGGCCGGAGGACTGCGCCCGTCCGGTCAGCCCGGTCGGTGGGCCGCTCGCCGGCCTGGAGGTGCGGCTGCTGGACCACCGGCTGCGCCCGGCCCCGTCCGGCACCGTCGCCGAGATCTACGTCGCCGGTCCGCAGCTCGCCCAGGGCTACGCCGGCCTGCCCGGGCTGACCGCGACCCGCTTCGTCGCCGACCCCGACGGCCCCCCGGGCACCCGGCTGTACCGGTCCGGTGACCTGGCCCGACGGCGCCCCGACGGCACGCTGGAGTTCACCGGCCGGGCCGACGAGCAGGTCAAGATCCGCGGCTACCGGATCGAGCTCGGCGAGGTCGAGGCCGCCCTGCGCGAGCTGCCCGGGGTCGCCTCGGCGGTGGTCACCGTCCGTACCGTCGAGTCCGACGGAACCCCGCACCGCAGCCTCGCCGGCTACGTCGTCCCCGGCCCGGGGGCGCGGCCCGACCCGGTCGCGCTGCGGTCGCGGCTGGCTGAACGGCTCCCCGCGTACATGGTCCCCTCCGCGCTGGTCGTGCTCGACCGGCTGCCGCTGACGGTCAACGGCAAGCTCGATCGTGCGGCACTGCCCGCCCCCGGCGACGCCGCGCCGGCCCCCGGCGCCCGGGCCGCCGCCGGACCGGAGGAGGCCACCGTCCTGGAGGCGTTCGCCGCCGTCCTGGGGACGGCGGCGGGCCCGGACGACGACTTCTTCGCCGTCGGCGGGGACAGCATCCTGGCCATCCGGCTGGTGAACCGGATCCGCCGGTCCGGGCTGGTGCTCGGTCCTCAGGACGTGTTCCGCGAGCGGACACCGGCTGCCCTGGCCGAGGTGGCCCGCCCGGCGGGGGACACCCGGGCGACCGACGGCGCCGCCGAGGTGCCGCCGTTCCCGATCGTGCAGCGGCTCGCCGAGCTGTCAGGGTCGCACCGCAGGCACAACCAGTCCGTGCTGGTCGAGGTCGGCCCGGGCCGGTCGGTCGCGGCGCTGCGGACCGCGGTGGCCGCACTCGTCGCGACCCACGAGGCGCTGCGGCTGCGGGTCACCGAGGGACTGCGGGAGATGCACGTGCGCCCCGCCGCCGAGGTCGCGGTGGACGGGTGCGTGCACGAGGTGGCGCTGCCCGACCCGCACGGCCCGGACGGGCGACGGGTGCTGGCCGAGGAGTCGGCCGCCGCGACCGCCCGGCTGGACCCGGAGGCCGGGTCGGTGCTGCAGGCCGTGCTGTTCACCGTCGACGGCGACGAGCCGGACCTGCTCCTGCTGGTCGCGCACCACGTGGCTGTCGACGGGGTGTCCTGGCACATCCTGCTCGACGACCTCGACGAGGCGTGGACGGCCGCCGCCGCGGGCCGCGCGGTGCGGCTCGCCCCGCCGGTCACCTCGCTCGCCGAGTACGGCCGGCTGCTCGGCGAGCGCGCGGCCGACCGCGCGACGCTGGCCGAGTACCGGCACTGGCAGCAGGTGCTCGCCGCGGCCACCCCGGTCGTTCCCGACGCCGGCACCGACGCCGACACCGGCGCCCGGCGGGCGACCCGCAGCGCGACCCGGACGGCGACCCGGGTGCTCCCCGCCGACGTGACGGACCGCCTGCTGCGGTCGCCCTGGAACGGCACCGAGCTGAGCCTCGCGGCGACGGTCGAGGCGTGGCACCGCTGGTCCCCGCAGGGCCGCGACGACCTCGTCGTCGACCTGGAGCGGCACGGGCGTGAGGAGCTGGCGCCGGGCGTCGACCTGTCGCGGACCGTCGGCTGGTTCACCGCGCTGTTCCCGGTGCACCTGGTCCGCCGGGAGGGCGCCGCGGCCCTGTTGCAGGACGTCCGCGACCGGCTCGGTGGCCCGGCCGCGACCGGGATCGGGTTCGGGCTGCTGCGCTACCTACACCCGCAGACCGGCCCCCGCCTGGCCGCGCTCGGCACCCCGCCGGTCCTGGTCAACTACCTCGGCCGGATGGACGGCGTGTCCGCGGTCGTGGGGCCGGACGACCCGCGGCGCATCGCCGCGCGCACCGAGCAGGGCCCCGACCTGGAGGTGCCGCACACCTGCGAGATCGAGGCGATGGTGTGCCGCGGGCCCCGTGGCCCGCAGCTGCACGTCGCACTCACCGCCCCGGGCGCCGTGCTGGACGCCGACGACCTGGACCTCCTGGCCCGGCACTGGGCCGAAGCACTGATCGACATCGTGAACGACCCCGCAGCCGCGGACACGTCCGGAGGATCGGCATGA
- the panD gene encoding aspartate 1-decarboxylase, producing the protein MPGSTETVRYRTLLSGKIHRATVTQADLHYVGSLTVDEDLMDAAGLVEGEKVQVLDIDNGNRLETYVITGERGSGVIGVNGAAAHLVHPGDLTIIVAYQQVPEPAVADHVARVVHVDADNRVVALGVDPAEPVPGALAQTAGR; encoded by the coding sequence ATGCCCGGCTCCACCGAGACCGTCCGCTACCGCACCCTGCTCAGCGGGAAGATCCACCGCGCCACGGTGACCCAGGCCGACCTGCACTACGTCGGCTCGCTGACCGTCGACGAGGACCTGATGGACGCCGCGGGCCTCGTCGAGGGCGAGAAGGTCCAGGTCCTCGACATCGACAACGGCAACCGCCTCGAGACCTACGTGATCACCGGGGAACGCGGCAGCGGCGTCATCGGCGTGAACGGCGCCGCCGCGCACCTCGTGCACCCGGGTGACCTGACGATCATCGTCGCCTACCAGCAGGTGCCCGAGCCCGCCGTCGCCGACCACGTCGCCCGGGTGGTGCACGTCGACGCCGACAACCGGGTCGTCGCGCTCGGAGTGGACCCGGCCGAGCCGGTGCCCGGTGCGCTCGCGCAGACCGCCGGCCGCTGA
- a CDS encoding siderophore-interacting protein — translation MPNQDRAVSVYPIAVRELSVSRIVDVTPALRRVTLTGEQLGAFTDDEGRAWPAFTSTGFDDDFRLIFPYPGETEPVLPILRDGGIKLPEGRRPVWRVYTVRRHDPVAGELDVEFVRHGVGIATTWAYRATPGDRVHVAGPAASLALPATAERLLVAGDDTALPAVSRLLETAPADLRADVFIEVAETAHRVPLGEHPGVEVTWLVRDGAGPGTSTQLAECLRTVTEGPGWDAAATAGWLAGEQSVVRDLRRLLVAAGVDRRRIDFTGYWRLGEVVTLESDPRVTDEERNAEAFETFHEQAELLPPLAIRVAANLGLGELVAGGTRDPKSLAERACADPRALEKLLRYLVAIKILDRDEQGGYTLTDTGFYLTEDHVLDVVRRDGVGARREQGFLGLEQAVRTGRESFAAVTGRDYPSLRGDEEFARRLLDNTAQFADYIAAPVADSATLEGVDHLVVHADAAVSAAAAVVARRPGTRVTIVAGPSDADWTRSELLRTVPDDGARSRVEVVVQTIAEPVPAADAILFGKVLGQYPDPEAVHILRRAGECLAPGGRILLLEDVLDEQDLDEHEAEDDLLALVLHGSGRRTAGELSAVVADAGLRTVTTETVGWGDTLRSLQPVAL, via the coding sequence ATGCCCAACCAGGACCGTGCCGTCTCGGTCTACCCCATCGCCGTGCGTGAGCTCAGCGTCTCGCGGATCGTGGACGTCACGCCCGCGCTGCGACGCGTGACCCTCACCGGGGAGCAGCTCGGGGCGTTCACCGACGACGAGGGGCGTGCCTGGCCCGCGTTCACCAGCACGGGCTTCGACGACGACTTCCGGTTGATCTTCCCCTACCCGGGGGAGACCGAGCCCGTCCTGCCGATCCTGCGCGACGGCGGCATCAAGCTGCCCGAGGGACGCCGGCCGGTCTGGCGGGTCTACACGGTCCGCCGCCACGACCCCGTCGCCGGTGAGCTCGACGTGGAGTTCGTGCGACACGGCGTCGGCATCGCGACCACCTGGGCCTACCGCGCGACGCCGGGGGACCGGGTCCACGTGGCGGGACCGGCGGCGTCGCTCGCGCTGCCGGCCACGGCCGAACGGCTGCTGGTCGCCGGGGACGACACCGCGCTGCCCGCCGTCTCGCGGCTGCTGGAGACCGCGCCGGCAGACCTGCGGGCGGACGTGTTCATCGAGGTCGCGGAGACGGCACACCGGGTCCCGCTCGGCGAGCACCCGGGCGTCGAGGTCACCTGGCTGGTCCGGGACGGCGCCGGGCCGGGTACGTCGACCCAGCTGGCCGAGTGCCTGCGCACGGTGACCGAGGGGCCGGGTTGGGACGCCGCGGCCACCGCCGGCTGGCTGGCGGGGGAGCAGTCCGTCGTGCGGGACCTGCGGCGGCTGCTCGTCGCGGCGGGGGTGGACCGGCGCCGGATCGACTTCACCGGCTACTGGAGGCTCGGCGAGGTGGTCACCCTCGAGTCCGACCCCCGGGTGACCGACGAGGAACGCAACGCCGAGGCGTTCGAGACCTTCCACGAGCAGGCCGAGCTGCTGCCCCCACTGGCGATCCGGGTGGCCGCAAACCTCGGCCTCGGCGAGCTCGTCGCCGGAGGGACCCGCGATCCGAAGTCACTCGCCGAACGGGCCTGTGCGGACCCGCGGGCGCTGGAGAAGCTGCTGCGGTACCTCGTGGCGATCAAGATCCTCGACCGTGACGAGCAGGGCGGGTACACGCTGACCGACACCGGCTTCTACCTGACCGAGGACCACGTGCTCGACGTGGTGCGCCGCGACGGCGTCGGCGCCCGCCGCGAGCAGGGGTTCCTGGGGCTCGAGCAGGCGGTGCGCACCGGCCGGGAGTCCTTCGCGGCGGTCACCGGTCGCGACTACCCGAGCCTGCGCGGGGACGAGGAGTTCGCCCGCAGGCTCCTGGACAACACCGCGCAGTTCGCCGACTACATCGCCGCCCCGGTGGCGGACTCCGCAACCCTGGAGGGTGTCGACCACCTGGTCGTCCACGCCGACGCCGCGGTGTCCGCCGCGGCCGCCGTCGTCGCCCGCCGCCCCGGGACGCGGGTCACGATCGTCGCCGGCCCCTCCGACGCCGACTGGACCCGGTCCGAGCTGCTGCGCACCGTCCCCGACGATGGTGCCCGCTCCCGCGTGGAGGTCGTCGTGCAGACCATCGCCGAGCCGGTCCCGGCCGCCGACGCGATCCTGTTCGGCAAGGTGCTCGGCCAGTACCCCGACCCGGAGGCCGTGCACATCCTCCGCCGCGCGGGGGAGTGCCTGGCCCCCGGCGGGCGGATCCTGCTGCTGGAGGACGTGCTCGACGAGCAGGACCTCGACGAGCACGAGGCCGAGGACGACCTGCTGGCCCTCGTCCTGCACGGCTCCGGCCGCCGGACGGCCGGGGAGCTCTCGGCCGTCGTCGCCGACGCCGGACTGCGGACCGTCACCACCGAGACCGTCGGCTGGGGCGACACGCTCCGGTCGCTCCAGCCGGTCGCACTCTGA
- a CDS encoding PrpF domain-containing protein, producing MDLRARLMFMNRLHESMAGTASISFAAASRLPGITVHQVATERRPDTVLIGHPSGVMPIRVQAGAGAESVEFRMLGISRTARRLAKGWAYYPRPT from the coding sequence ATGGACCTGCGGGCCCGACTGATGTTCATGAACCGTCTGCACGAGAGCATGGCCGGGACCGCGTCCATCAGCTTCGCCGCGGCGTCGCGGCTGCCAGGGATCACCGTGCACCAGGTCGCGACGGAACGCAGGCCCGACACCGTCCTGATCGGACACCCCTCCGGCGTCATGCCGATCCGGGTGCAGGCCGGGGCCGGGGCCGAGTCCGTCGAGTTCCGCATGCTGGGCATCAGTCGGACGGCCCGACGGCTTGCCAAGGGGTGGGCGTACTACCCGCGTCCCACCTGA
- a CDS encoding MFS transporter — translation MSRRSAPTARWWALGWASAMQLMMVVDGTVMNIAVPSAQTDLGLSDVQRQWVLPVYVLAFGSMLLLGGRVSDAIGRRRALLIGLAGFTLASIVGGLALSGEISRGRC, via the coding sequence ATGTCGAGGAGGAGCGCACCGACCGCACGCTGGTGGGCGCTGGGATGGGCGTCGGCCATGCAGCTGATGATGGTCGTCGACGGCACGGTCATGAACATCGCTGTGCCCTCGGCCCAGACCGACCTCGGACTGTCCGATGTGCAGCGTCAGTGGGTTCTCCCCGTCTACGTGCTCGCCTTCGGTTCGATGCTGCTCCTCGGCGGGCGCGTCTCGGACGCGATCGGCAGGCGCCGCGCCCTGCTGATCGGACTGGCAGGGTTCACCCTCGCCTCCATCGTGGGTGGGCTTGCCCTCTCGGGGGAGATCTCTCGGGGAAGATGTTGA